The Eublepharis macularius isolate TG4126 chromosome 7, MPM_Emac_v1.0, whole genome shotgun sequence sequence attaggggtggagcagatggcaatgcccacccccaccttaacccacctggtattaggagtagagcaggtggcaatgccctcccttgccttaacccagctgttattaggagcagaggaggtggcaatgcccaccccgaccttaacccagctggtattaggagcggagcacttggcaatgcccaccccccttcacccagctgggatcaggcttggagaaggcagcaatgcctgccccccttcaccctgccgtAGACAGGCAcagaacagaaggcaatgcctcccccctttatctggcatgtatcaggcatggagcaggtagcaaagcccaccaccccttcacatggctgagatcaggcagatcaggcgtggagcagatgacaatgcccaccccgctCCTTCactagctggaatcagtgacagaggaggagtgaatgcctgccctcctgccctcccctttctagagcccgttgtatttcccccccgcaaagggctttgttgctagtgttgtATAAGAGAAAGGTGGTGCAATAGAGTCACAACCGACTTATGGTAACCGAATTCTCAGGACATTCCCGGCAAAAGACAAATAgttatttgccattgcctttctctgtatAGCAACCCCATTCTTCCTTGGTAGTCCCCCATTCAAGTGCCAACCCTGCATAGTTTCCAAGTTCTGATAAGCTCAGGCTAAACTGGACTATTCCAGCTGCTTTGTATAAAATTTGATTTGCATAATGATGTTTAATTTAACTTATGCTATGTTGTTTTAatcttgtatttttattgttgtgagcgcccagagcccatttgcagggagggcagggcataaatataatataataaaaataaatagatgaGCTGGATAGGGAAAGATTGATTATACTGTACCCTTTGCTAGCTATCAGAGGTTGTAGGAATCAAGTACAACTGTACCAAAGCAATCAACCATTTATATTTGGAAACGTTCATCTAAAAGTGGCTTCACTCTCTTCTTAAAGCTCTACAGATAACACTTTTTTTCTCAAATGAACACTGAGTGAGGAGCAAAAGCTTTGCCAACTAATTTTATGCTTTTCACACCGAAGTCTTGATAGAAACAATAGTTGGTAACTTTGTTAGCAAAGACTACAGCATTAATGTCTACACTTAGACATAAAACTCtatagatgggggtgggggtggaatcacACCAGGTGCGCTAGGTAAGCCCTGCCTGCTCAGCGCCAACAAGAGCCAGTGTCATCCAGCCAGCAAGAGAGTTTAACTTGACCCTGGGGAGAAGCTATGGATTCATTTGTGCAGCCTTAACGAAcactcttttttgttttattgtatatgtCATACTGCTTGTCGTGTTCGCTTCTCTAATTTTGCAATCCAGTTTTATGCCACTGTTTGCATGCATCCGCTCTTTCTGCATGCTTTTTAATTTGGGCCTCAtccagaaaggtggactacaaacgaTGGCATTAAACGAATAAACAAGTAAGATAAAAGGGCGATTAATGACGGCTAGCCATAAAGGCCGTTTTCCCAGCACGAAACGCTACAAGCAGGCAGTCATGAGGACTATTATGTCCTGCCTGCTCTTGAGTGTGAAGAGCGGCTGCCCTGCCCAGAACTTGCCCGGGAGAACAGACACACACCCAGCTCAGGCAGCCACTGTCTTGCTGCCCAGGGCCAAGCTGAGCGCTTCCCCCTCACCTGAGAGAGGCGgcggagaggaggagagagacctctCCGGCTTTCTGCCGGCTCTCAGGCCCCCAAAGCGAAAGGGAGGCGTGACCCCGCCGCGGCCCGACCAGCGCGCACGTGGAGAGGGGCGTTCGCCGGGGCGACGCGGCCCCTGGAGCCCGGCCGGCCCTTCcagcgcccccctccccctctttccgCCGCGCGCTGGCTCCGAGCAGCTGTTCCTAACGGCCGGGGAGCAGCGGCCAATAGCCAGAGCGGCCCCGCCCGGCTTCCCGCCCCCTTTGCTGGAAAGAGAAAGGGCGGAGCGGCGGGAGCTCGGGGAGGTCGAGCCGGTGGCTTTTAGAGGAGAGCCGGAGCCGCGGACAAGGGACTGAGTCTCCTGCGGCCGGGCCCGCCGCTTTCCCTTCGCAGCCGCCCTTTCCTTCTCTTGGTATCTACCTCAGGGCGCTTCGCGCGGCTTGTCTCGGCGAGGGCAAGAGCAGGTCCGGGAGCGACGCAAACCGTCGAGAGCGAAGGGGCTGTGCGGCGAGAGGAACTCTTGGGGAGCGCGGGAGAAGTTGGCGGAGACGCGCGTCCAGCTCGCCGCCGAGTGGGTTTGCTTCGTGCGGGGTTCGCTGCGGGAGGGCTTAGAGGCATCTTGTGGAAGATGCACACGACCCAGAAGGATACCACTTACACCAAGATCTTTGTCGGGGGGCTGCCCTACCACACCACCGACTCCAGTCTGCGCAAGTACTTCGAGGTGTTCGGGGAGATCGAGGAAGCCGTGGTCATCACCGACAGGCAGACGGGCAAATCCAGGGGATACGGATTTGTAAGTCAGGAGGCGCGGGACGGGGCgaggggcagcaaggggggggggcagcaaaggTCAGCCTTATagtagcattggggggggggtgcacacgtGCGGTGCCATTTATACTCCCCTAAGTCTCATTGAGTTCAGTTTGGATGATATATGCCTTGTTCCGAGGGAGGGGCTGTCATTACCAGGGAGGTGCGTGAAATGATTAACTTCCTGTCACTTAAGTGGAACTTATTCTGAACAGGGGCTGGAAAAGCAGGTAGCCCACAAAGAACAATCCTAGAGCCCAGAAAGCTATTGGGTTTTTTGGGAATGTATTGTATAAAGGGGGTTTCttgagggtgttttttttctttctcttgagaAAGGGGGTGTTGTGGTTATGCCCTTCAGGGAAGAATCGCATAAGAGGAGTCGCTAAGGCAATTTTGGCATCGGATGGAGCCAGCTGGTTACAGACTGATATGACCTGTTAGTGTTTTTATCAGCGGCACATGCTGCTGTGCAACTGGGGTGCTCTGAAGCTGCTCTGGAAGAATTGCATGCATGATTTCTTTGATTAATTTAACAAAGAAGCAGAGGCTAAACTTCCTGTAGAGTGGGATTTTCAATGTAGCCAGGAAAGCTTGTCAGAAAGAGTGTCTATCTTCACTTTGCAATGTTTTACTAGAGGCAGAAGCTCAACATTGGGTTCTTCGGACTGAGTTGAACGTAACAGTCTAATGCTTTGCGTGGTTTATTGTCAAGGTGACCATGGCCGACCGAGCTGCTGCTGAAAGGGCTTGCAAGGATCCTAATCCAATCATAGACGGCAGAAAGGCTAATGTGAACCTAGCATACCTAGGAGCAAAACCGAGAATAATGCAGCCAGGTAAGAAGATCCCAACTCCCACCTTTCTTGCCTTCTTATGTGTTTAAACAGAGACTACAAACTTCATACCACTTCTAGAAGTAGAGCTACTTTAGGGTGAACAGTTGGAGAATtattaaacagaagtccagtggcgcctttCACAAAATGTATTTCAGCAAAACTTACTCAGGGTCCACTTCTCAGATGTGTGAATTGTACAACTGTAACAAatctttttatacttaaaattaCAAGCAGGAGAAAAGGTAGGGCTGGGGAGAGGTTACAGAGAGAGGCTAGTGTGAAGCAGTCACTAATCAGAGACGTAAGCCCCTTCAGCATGGGTGAGGACCACTCCCGACCTTGATAGATAGGCAGGAATTGTGGCCAAAACTTCTAAAAAGGACACAGTTCTAAGAAAGCAAATCACATCACCCAGTTCTAAAGCCCAGTCAGTCAAACTTTATTGCCATAACCAATGACAATTGCAAGATGGATTAAAATCAAGAACTTCACAGTTCTTTTCAGCCTTTCATTGGGTATGAACATGTGGAAGAACAGAAATCTGAAATGCACTTTTGTTCTGTTTCTGAATTGTGATAATAATGTGGGAAGATTGATTCACAATGGCATTTCAACTTTCCTGGGTTTACAATGCATTTATGATTCCAGTCTGAGGCTCATATGCCAACCACTTCCTTGACTCCCACCTGCAGTTTTTGCAGATGGAAGGATTTTTGACCATTAAATCATCATTTCCCCTCTCTCACTGGTGCCCAAAATGACCCCTCCAAATGATGCTCCTGTGGAATGGAGGGACCCTCAGGAATACCTTGCGGGGTTAGAGGTCTGCTTTAAGAGGGAGGAATTAGCAAGATCCCATGGGTATGAATTATAGGCTTCATTCAACCCAATGAACGTTTAAGATGGCTTGTTCCAAATGTGGTGTCAGTGCAGCACAGGAAAACCAAGAAATTTTGAAGGTGTTGCATCTGAATGTACTGGCATAAATGTGTGCTGCTTGAGTGTCGTCAGAGTGCCTTTGGAGCTTAGAGCCAAAAATTCTGAGGTCGGACCTACGTTTACAGAAGAGTTGTGTGTAGGACCCTGGGAGTGATTTAGCTGCTGTCAGAAAACAagcatctgtggggagggggttACTTCTTCCCAGGAATTTTGTGTGCAACACAAAAAGATCTTTAAATATCCTTTCACATTGATGCACAGTCTTGTGTACAACAGCTGAATGATGCACCCAAGCTGTGCGTGAGAATTTTTGCACACTCCCCCCCAAACAGGTGCTAGATTCTGGGATGGTAGAAAAGGTTGCAGAAGCAGTGGAGGGAGTGGGTTAAAAATGTCATTATTAATTCATCATGGTATGGTAATATGAAAATGTACAAATATAGAGAGTGAGCATGGTGTAGTGGCGACAGTGTCTGGCTagcatctgggagaaccaggtttgaatctccactctgtcatgaaagcttgttggatgaccttaggccagccaCACAATCTTGACCTAACCTACCccagagggttgttgtggggtaagatggaggagaggagaattatgtaagccaccttggatccctattggggagaaaggtagagtataaatggaataaatatcACTTTTTTTCATCATATTAAAAACTTAACAGCATTGACCACTTCAATACAAGCACACATTATCTAGCATAACAAGTTGGTGGTATCAGCAGTTGGTGTGGGCACACTGCCATCTGTCGTGGCCGACGTTTTTGTCAGGCATAAAGCAGCAGGTGTGGAATAGCATCCAGTTATTTTTTGAGACCAAAGTAACATTTTATCCACAGGAATGTATTTTGCTAAGGGGACAAGAGGCGCAGGCTATGTTGTTGGCTTCATGGTCCTGCTAACTACTGCTGTTTAGTAAAGGTTGGAGAATGTGTGGGCTTAATTTGAGATATTAAGCCTGTAACCTGTTTTCAAATGTTAGAGCTCAGTCTTTAAATGCCTCTCCTTCACCACTGAGTTCTCACAACCAGCTCGCGCATAAAAGGGGCTCCAGTTTCAGCACTTCTGATTTTAGCAAATTAAAATCAGGGATTATGGGATCTTAAAGGGGACTGTATGTTTAGTGTAGTAATTACAGTATCACTAAATTCCAAGGAGTGTATAGCGCAGAATTTCAATAGAAAGTCTTGAAACATGTTCTTGTTGCCTTCCACCCAGTAGTCAACTGTTAAGAATTTTTTTCCATTGATAACATTAAGATAGTTCATCCGAGACTTCTCAAATGCCTCCATTTTAACCCTCATTTTACTGCTGATACCTCATTTAGATCCTACATATATATCATGAGTAATAGAGAACGTTTAGGACTAAAGTAGCAAGATGGAGAGCTCAAATGTAATTTTATGATCACCACTTATTTATTCCAGATGCTAAAAAATAGTTTGTCATTATAATgtctgggtttgtgtgtgtgtgtgtgtgtgtgtgtgtgctgtcaagttgcagctgacatggtgaccccagcaaggagtttttaaggcaagtgaggaacagaggtggtttgccattgctttcctggtggtctcccatctaagtactgtctagggctgaccctgcttagcttccaagatcgggcAGTACCATCCCATCCCACTACCCCATCAGTTCTCTtacatactagcaacaaagcctgttgtgggaaaaaatacaacgggctctagaaaggggagggtggggcaggcagacattcccatctcctccgtcactgatcccagactgatgaaggcaggggggtggccATAGCCACCACATCTGTTCCTGATaccggccaagtgaaggggggggcgggcattgccacctgctctgcacctgatcccggctgggtgaagcggaggtgggcattcccacctgctcttctcctgatctcGGCTGGATGAAGAAGGAGCGGGCATTGacgcctgctctgcgcctgattccggcAAGTTgaatgggggggtgggcattgcctcctgctctgtgccaaatcccagccaggtgaagatggAGGTTGGGAATTGCCACTGCTCCACTATTGATTCCTGCCGGCTGAAGtcgggggggcattgccacctgctccatgcctgatcctggccgggtgaaggaggggcgggcattacctcctgctctatgcctgatccaggccaggttaagtggggcaggcattgcctcatgctctgttcctgatcccagctgggtgaaacgggtaggcattgccacctgctccactcctgatcccggctgggtgaaggagtgagtgggcatttcctcctgctctgcagctgatcctggctgagtgaaggggggtggtcattgccacttactccatggctgatcccagccatgtgaagggagtgggcattgccatttgctccgcACCtgtttccagctgggtgaagggggagagggcattgcctcctgctccgtgcctgattccagccaggtgaaggtggaggtcgggcattgccacctgcttcactcttgatcccagctgggtgaggaagGGGCAGACATTTCCATCTGATctactcctgatccaagctggttgaagggggatgggcatttcgacctgctccatgcttgattccagctggatgaaggcaggggtgggattTGCCACATGCTTTGcttctcatcccagctgggttaaggcaggggggcggcattgcctcctgtttctgatgccagctgtgtgaaggctgggtgtgggcattgccacctgctccactcctgatcccagctgggtgaaagtgggctgggcattgccacctgctccactcctgatcccagctgggtgaaggcaggggatgggcattgccacctcctccactccttatcccagctggctgaagtcaggggcgagcattgccacctcttctgctcctgatcccagctgggtgatggtggggggcaggcattgctacctgctctgcatctgatcccggcctgggctacCTGCTgtggcacgctctctggaggtctggctgcctcatctgggcttccctccacagcagcgcccttatggaggcacaccagggtaggaagtgagttgtctggaacacacttagctttttatatagtaggatgccaAAATCAGGAAATGTATGTGGACATATGTGTGAAACAAGAAATTGTATGGAGATAACAGCGCAATTCAGACATTATGCCAGACCACAGTTAAGGAAGCTTAAGTAGGGTTAGAGTTTGGTGTGATTTTAAGTTATACAACTATGATTCATGATTGGCCCACAAATGAGCATCAGAATCAGAAACCCATGGGTTGAAATAGGTTTTCAAATGATGGCTTGGCATGATGCACAAATCAACAAGTCAGTTGCCATCACTTTTTCTCCAAGGGCCTCTACACAATAAAGATAGGGGTGAACAGAAGACTCTGGATGCTGAGAAGATAGAAAATGAATGAAGACAAGTAGCTCTAAACCATGGTTTGTCTGTTGTATGTTTGAAAGTTCCAGTCATGGTTTGGGTTCTGAACCATGGCTTTGCAAACTTAAATTAAGCCAAAGACATGACATGAAAAAGTGGTTTTGGATGTCAAGAGCTTCCTCATTACCACTGCCCCGAATCTGTAACTAACTTCTCCCTCCTTTACATGGTCTTTTTAACCAGGATAGAGTATTACCTTGTCAGAGGAGGGCTGTAGTTCACTGCTTTGCATGAAGGAAGTCttgagttcaatccccagcatctccagttaaaaggctgagATGGAGGGTGATCAGAAAGACTTCTCTACCTGAGAACTTGGAGAActgcttccagtcagagtagTCAATACTGATCTTTGTataccagtggtctgactctgtataaagCACCTTCATGTGTACCTCTGCGCTAACTAACCAGATTAGCATTacctggattttatgtaaaccaGCTTCAAGTTTGATTTAAAAACAGAAACCAGGTTTAATGTGAGGCAGGCATAATCCTGTACCATGGTCAAAACTGCGAAACAGAGTGCAAATTCATGGGGGCAAGAGGTAGAGAGGAATCTCTTGAGCTAGCTGCAGCCAAGGTGAGgagactagcagtgcaatcctaaatagagttattccagtctaagctcactgaaacttagactgggcttagactggagcttagactggagtatctcttcttaggattgcactgtgagaacTGTGTGTCTTGCACTTAGATGCAATATTTACCGGAAATAACATCTACCCTATATTGTCATATTAATGAGAGgagttttttttgttcatattaatGAGAGATACAACGGTGGTGCATTGGATCATACTTTTCTGGTTTGTATATCTTAGAACCAGTATTTATAATCATTCATGACAATGCAATGTTTATAAGACATGTTTTGTTCATAGGTTTTGCCTTTGGTGTTCAGCAGCTCCATCCAGCATTAATACAGAGGCCTTTTGGGTAAGTGTACTTTAAACTAGTatttgggaagggggggaatgtagggctggatccagccaaactttttctctttcagttcccctccttattacagaCCCCATTCCACGTGGGTTTTTTTGTCTGTGCAAGACTCGTGGTCCCCAGCATAACCTTCCAGTGGTCAGAGGGGACCCCCCCCTtcactttttcaccagtggaaaagttggttggatccaggcCATAATGTGTACATGTCAGTGGCTTCCAATGTGATTGCTGATGGGaataaaattacatttttttcaaatttccagATTTAAAATGCCATCACTTAACTGATAATTCTCTTAATAAGTACTATAGCTGAATCAAGGTGTGTGAGACACTTGCAGTCCTTGCATTTGAGCAGGCCAGTGCCCCTAAGATCATGTGGTAAAAACAAGAAAAGGCATACtcttttctttattaaaaaaaaaaagaaaataagcaaCCCACTGTGTGCCCCAATCAGTATTTTTCTTCAACTTGACCCAATGTTATTTATCTCTTTCTAATCTGACAGGGATCGTTTACAGTTAAGATAACTGATGAGAAGGATATGATGATAAGAGGTGGAATAGTTCTGTTTGGAATTAAACTCTGTAACCAGTAGACTCAAAACACACAAACGAGCTAAAATGGTGATTAACGATGCATGTATGTTTTTTTCTCTATATAGTCAATAGATATCCGTGTGCTTTTTTTCATTTATTACAGTCATGAAGTGGTGTTGATAGCTAAACTGTGTGCTTTTATTTAATTGAAAGAGCTGTAGTGAAATTTTTTTTTGGTGGTCTTTGGTTTTGTTGAGAAGTGTTGACTTTGCCATGGGGAGCAAAGggcctttttttcttgctttcgAGCTGTAGCctgtgatttatttttttttaaccgtACTTTGTAGTGAGTGCTAAATTGGTGTGactttttgatttctttttttaaaaaaaagaaaaaccaacttATTGCTTGCATGTTAGTTTTGGTTTTGCTCCTTGGGAAGGGTGTGGAGCTCTCTGTATTAACAATGTGCGTCCACTTGTACTTTACAATCAGACTTTTAAAGTCTTTATCAAATTTAATATCTAGCATATCCTTAAAAATGTATATTACTGCTAAAATCAGTCTGGTTTTTAATCTTACAAAGCATAAAGGTAGAAGGTGAAGtctgcttgatttttctttacagTACTGCCTCTGTAATACTTGCTGATTGAAACTTTTTAGAAAGATAATTTAAAAGGGAGCTAAGGATGCATGCTTATTAAGAGTAGCTTTGAAATACTGTATTTTATCATCATAAGAAACCAGCAGCCACATAATTGAGTTGCTGATTAAGGGGCCAAACTATCGATTATATTCAGTTCCACAGAACTTGTCCCAtagctttttaaattaaaagcaaACTGCGAGTTAGTGAGTTAAATGGAGGAGTGGTAGGTTCAGGGACTGCTTAACCCTTCTG is a genomic window containing:
- the RBM24 gene encoding RNA-binding protein 24, with translation MHTTQKDTTYTKIFVGGLPYHTTDSSLRKYFEVFGEIEEAVVITDRQTGKSRGYGFVTMADRAAAERACKDPNPIIDGRKANVNLAYLGAKPRIMQPGFAFGVQQLHPALIQRPFGIPAHYVYPQAFVQPGVVIPHVQPTAAAASTTPYLDYTGAAYAQYSAAAAAAAAAAYDQYPYAASPAAAGYVTAGGYGYAVQQPITAAAPGTAAAAAAAFGQYQPQQLQTDRMQ